TATTAGGACCCGCGACCAGAGCCTTTGCCATGTCGTGCAACGTGATTCTCGAAGAAATGGAAACAGAACATCACCTACCTTCGTTTATTATTTTGGAAGCTAGAGGTAAAAATCAGAGCGAAACTCTTCCTGAATACTTTCAGTTTATCCAAGACGAGTTTGATCCTTTTGCTTCTCCAAAAGGTAGAGTGATGATCGCGGTTGGAGAAGCTCGTTATATCAAAGGAGGAGTCAACGCCTCCGGTGGTTATTTCGCGGTTAAGTCGGTAGGAGATTCCATTGGAGAATGGAGAAACTTCGCTACTATGGCTACCGCAAAAATTGCAGCGGCTCCCGTAAACGTTTCCATCGGTTATGTGAAAGACATGCGCTCCTTAACTTTTTCTGAAATTCGTTATTGGGATGAAGGATACAGAAACTATATGGATCTTCTTCACGATATGGGGCTGATGGTTCTGAAACAATACGACGACTACGACGGAATTTTTATTGCAAGAGATAAAATCAAGGCCGCGAGCGCTTCGGATTTCAAAGAACTTCCGGAACGTAGACGTGCTGATAAGATGCATCGAATTCTTTATCGTGAGTCTCTTCAATTCTTAAACATGGATACCGAAGTGGATTCCGGATCCGGCGGATTGGATTATTTAAAAACTTACATCGATTCAAAAATTTCAGCGGAGATGGAAGCTCCCGGGAGAAAAGAAATTTCAGGACATGAAATTATTTTGGACCCGGATAAAACTTTCAATACGGACCGCATTCTCAAAGCGAAGTGCAAGATGTTTGTGAGCAACAGAACAAAAGCGATAGAGTGGGAAACATCTTTCGCTACACCTAAATAGGAGTTAACAATGGCCTTAGAAGTAGTAAAAGAAAACTATAGCTTTACAAATCTTGAATTAAAGCTCTTCGGGTTTGACATGGTGAATTTTTCATCTTTCACCTTCGATCACGCGGTTGAAATCGAATTAACCTATGGTAAGTCCGGCGAGATCGTCGGCTATACGACCAAGAATTACAAACGAAGCATCAGCGCCGAAATCTATTTCGAAGAGCTGGATCGTTTGATTCTTCTTGCCGCTCCGTACGGTGGGTTGATCGAAAAACTTCCTCCCGCTCCGTTGACGGCGATCTTAAAGGCGGAAGGAAGACCCGACTTTAAATACATCGCTCCCGCGGTTAAGATTACGAAATACAACGCTGACGTAAAAAGCGGGAACTCAGGGGCGATTGCCGTTCCATTGGAAATCGCACTTTTGTCGATTCCAGTGATCACTTTCGCATAAGAGATTTTTAATGTTCGTTTAAAAACTAAGAATAAAAGGAAAAAAGATGAACCCGTTAATCAGTTCAATTCCAGCTCTCAAGGAAGCGTTTGAAAAACTTCCACAACCATATCAGAGCATCGACGATGATTTTATTGCTCGAAACAAGGACGCCATCGAATCCATTAAATCTCATTTTTCGGATAAAGGTGGAGTTCACGTTCTCGATGCCGGCGAAGGAAGAAAGATCATCTGCAGAGTTCCCAATAAAACTCAGGTGGACGAAACCCTTGAGAAAGCGAGAAAGGAAAAGCAAACCGATGTCGCACAACGTTTGACGGGTCAGTGTTGTCTCTATCCGAGTTTCGAAGTAGTGAACGAGTGGGCTCAGGATTCTCCGGGAATTTTTATTCCCATCAGCAATAAGTTGATTGAGCTGACCGCGACCACACAAGAAGTAACTGCAAAAAAGTTATAGGCGAGAAGCTTCGACTTCTTCGATCCGGAAATGGTGCATTGGAAGTTCTTCTGATGTATTATTTCCCCGGGAGAAAGATCGAGTTTCCGGAAGACGGAGACGAACGCGACGAATACGAAAGTCAACTGGCTGCGGAATTGGAATTCATCCAACAGGTTGAAATCAATACTCTACAACGGGCGATTGTAAAAGCGTTTAACGGTGATTAAATTTTATTGGAGGCGGGAAATGGCGGATACGGACATCAATAAACTCAATTTAGTATTTACTATCAAAGATCTCGCTTCCAATAAAATCAGCGAGATCAACGAACAATGGGATCAAATGAGCGCTAAGATTGGAGAGAATAAGAACAATGTCGATAAGCTGAATTCTGCAATCGAAAAAATCAATGTCGGAAGCCAGCTGATAACGCTGGGAATATCTCTCGGAAAATTCTCCATGGAACTTCTCCATTCAAGGATACAAACTTCAAAGCTGGAAGGAAGTCTTAGATCGCTCGGGATGACTAGTAAAGAAGTTTCTAATATTTCAAATTCAGCATATTATCTGTCCGGTAAAACCGGGATTCCGGTGGATACAATATTAACCGGCGTAAAAACGATTAAGTCGGCTTTCAAAGATCTCAATAAAAGTGATCTCAATCATCTTACTTCCAAAATAGCGATGGCAAGCGTTGCTACAAAGGAAGATTTTTCGGTAATTGTTAATGCACTGATAAAAAGTGGAAAGAATCTCAAGAACTTTAACGGTGAAATTAACGGCCTTGACTTCTCCAATTTAGATCATCTGAAGGTTTACGAAGATTCTTTACAAAGTTTTCCCACACAAGTTCAGCGTCTCAGTAATAGTTGGGAAAATCTCAAGAAAAAATTCGGTGGCGGGCTTGAAACTTCTAAGTTCGGCAAAGTCTTCGAAATATTAAGCGACGGAATAGAAACGATAAATGAATTACTTGCTGCAAATCCAAAGCTCGCCGAATTTGCCGGGACATTTATGATGTTAGGTAGCGGCGCTTTGATAGGAGTCGGAGGAGTTCTCTTACTCAATGGGGCGATTCTTGCCCTCAAAACTCTGGCAAGCGCGGGTTTGATCACAAATCCATTTGGTTGGATCGTCCTCGGTGCGATGGCGGCTATCACAGTGATTGCGCTGATTGTCTCTCAGTGGGACAATATTAAAGCGGCCGCTTCCAACGCTCTTAACGTCGTATTAGTAAAATTTGATTCATTTGTAAATTTCCTGAAAATTGGATGGAATAAGATTAAATCGACTTGGTCGGAGATGCCCGACTGGGCGAGAGGATTGATTGCCGTCATCGGTCTCATTATTACCGGACCTATTAAGCCGATGATAGTTGCAGGTATTCTAATATACAAATATTGGTCTGATATAAAAGCCGCGGCTCTTTCCGTTTACAGCTATGTAGCAGGGCTTTGGAATAATTTTTCTAACGTGGTATCCGCGATTTGGTCGAATATTCTCGCAGGCTTCGATAGCGCTTGGAATACGATTGTAAACTTCGGAGATAAGATCGTTCAAAAGTTCCAATCTATTTGGAATGCAATTCCATTATCTGCTAAGAAGGCGGGGATGGATTTATTAAAGGCGTTAGGGTCCGGCATTTTAGCCGGAATCAATTTCGTAGTTACTCCGATTAAAAATGTTTTAGCAAGAATCGGCAGATTTCTTCCACATTCTAATGCGTTGGAAGGCCCTCTTTCCAATCTAACGGGTTCAGGAAAATCCTTTGTCGAGACGTTCGCGCTTGGAATTAAGAATGGAAAGAATACAATCCCTGTAACTATCAATCAAGTTATGACCGGTTTTGAAAATAGTTTAGGGATGGCAAAAGATTCCGGTTTGTCTTTTGCGAAGACGGTCTCCAGTGGAGTTTTATCCGGAATTACAACATTAAAAAATGCTGGTGAGAATTTATACAGAAAAGGATTGGATGTCATCTCCAACCACTCCGACGCAAAAGAAGGACCTCTCGTAAATACATCCGGTTATGGCCGCGCATTTGTCAACACCGTAGCTCACGGTATCGAATCCGAAACTCCTAAGATGAATCCAGTTCTGCAAAGATTCAATCAGGCTCTGACTCCGGATTCGAAAGGAATTGTTAAGCGAACATTAGAAAATCGTGAAACATCGGAAATCGTTTCCGGAAATTCCAAATCGGGAAGTAATATCAGTATCGGCTCCATTGTTGGTCAGTTGATTGTCGGCGATAGAAAAGCAAACAAAAAGAAAATCGGAGAAATTCTTATCGAAGCTCTCTTCGAAGAATTGGATCGTTATGAGGAGATGGAGTTAGCATGATCGGAGGAATTACACCACCCGCCACACCCGCAGGATACATTCCTCCGGAAATTATCACCGGGGATACGGATCGTTTAGTCATAGGCTCGGATATTCTTAGCGAATATGAGTTTCCTTCAGCGACAAAAATTAAAGTGAGTCAGGAAAAGAAAATCGAAGTTACCTCGATCCCCGGAGGGAAGGGAACCGTGAAAGAGCTTACGGGTTACGGGGATTGGAGAATCACCGTTGATTTTACGATTCTCGCCGCGGTCTACGGAGCCGGTCTTTTGGCGGCTCCTTCGAATCCGTTGGTAAAAACGATGATTCAAAAAATGAAAGAATTAAAAAAACTCTGGGAAACTGATGAAACTCTCTATTTGAATCATTCGATGTTAAACGCATTAGGAATTAAGAATGTAGTTTGCGAAACTTTTAGCCTTCCTGACGGACCGATTCAGTATAGCCAGGAAGTAAATATAACTTTCTTATCGGACGAGGAATACGATCTCGACCTCGCTTCCTTGGATTCAAAGAATCAAAATGTGGAGTCTTCTTTATGAGTCAGTTTTACGTTTTGAAGAATTCGGATACTTTACAGAGGCTCTCCGCTAAATTTTACGGGAAATGGGAGTTGTGGAGACTCATCTTGGATAAAAATTCTCAAGTCGAGGATTGGAAAAATTTAAAACCGGGAATTAGAATCGAAATTCCAGATCCGCTTACTGAGGACGTATTTCATACGATTCAAATCGGCGACACATACGAATCGATAAGCCTTCTTTATTATGGCACCGAACATTTCTCGGGAAAAATTCGCGAAGA
This is a stretch of genomic DNA from Leptospira tipperaryensis. It encodes these proteins:
- a CDS encoding DUF2586 family protein, with the translated sequence MSTGDVTTYHQDGGINFNDVKPDRVGSKVGTAENGIANRIYVINNTPQAKDVFGRGELVDSLEQFFEEFDETKGQKPVPVLCVRPENDVAGIAAAPVKVGTGEAVLPTTTGTPTGSRVVILKITKAGASGVAEYRKSVDGGANFSAPLITPASGSPISLDAGVTATFTDASTPANTFKVGDVYTFTITGASASNASRLTAIEALKREYGAYWIHVLGPATRAFAMSCNVILEEMETEHHLPSFIILEARGKNQSETLPEYFQFIQDEFDPFASPKGRVMIAVGEARYIKGGVNASGGYFAVKSVGDSIGEWRNFATMATAKIAAAPVNVSIGYVKDMRSLTFSEIRYWDEGYRNYMDLLHDMGLMVLKQYDDYDGIFIARDKIKAASASDFKELPERRRADKMHRILYRESLQFLNMDTEVDSGSGGLDYLKTYIDSKISAEMEAPGRKEISGHEIILDPDKTFNTDRILKAKCKMFVSNRTKAIEWETSFATPK
- a CDS encoding LIC_10177 family protein is translated as MNPLISSIPALKEAFEKLPQPYQSIDDDFIARNKDAIESIKSHFSDKGGVHVLDAGEGRKIICRVPNKTQVDETLEKARKEKQTDVAQRLTGQCCLYPSFEVVNEWAQDSPGIFIPISNKLIELTATTQEVTAKKL
- a CDS encoding DUF6046 domain-containing protein — protein: MIGGITPPATPAGYIPPEIITGDTDRLVIGSDILSEYEFPSATKIKVSQEKKIEVTSIPGGKGTVKELTGYGDWRITVDFTILAAVYGAGLLAAPSNPLVKTMIQKMKELKKLWETDETLYLNHSMLNALGIKNVVCETFSLPDGPIQYSQEVNITFLSDEEYDLDLASLDSKNQNVESSL
- a CDS encoding LysM peptidoglycan-binding domain-containing protein, which gives rise to MSQFYVLKNSDTLQRLSAKFYGKWELWRLILDKNSQVEDWKNLKPGIRIEIPDPLTEDVFHTIQIGDTYESISLLYYGTEHFSGKIREDNENIQPYENIGSDLFVGALISSIELKSAVRRNSF